One Candidatus Poribacteria bacterium DNA segment encodes these proteins:
- a CDS encoding LysM peptidoglycan-binding domain-containing protein: MKIHSRSKHDSRRFSAIANLTAQHIWASRVLMLCLSILLISGLCNIAYTQTVSSTGRQTAAIQIRDDLSIGNIRKDIARLSSLESRVTGYPQAASGSKYIFDRFVEIGLQNVESREFPVTVPIDHGDSVIEIVSPDGTVLHSFKLTPLWPNLVRTSLLADGIKHTVLADETLQDIAASYQVSEEVILTDERNKFLPSPVVEGNSVYIPTGGLSGPLLYGDDGELADFNGTNIGGFWYKLQDGDTLTSLARRYRITEASITDDVLNEHLQKASDGIDNDEDGTIDEYGEIPLLSEILGWATDGIDNDADGWTDEIPGDATDGIDNNQDGQIDESGEFVAASEAHIFIPKGAIALLDFNSSTRYINATMLGGTAIIFIEPETTIRGEAENKFGTVPANIPRFWISKADADFLTNLLEEENNAGNQVNARVRGKMTWERRVGQNIRGFLEGGDPSLRDELIVLTAYYDSMSIVPAMAPGADPTCGVATLMEVARLFSLPEYRPGYSVLFVAVDGHFQGLAGMRAFMEGIGQDIVGSDTDSPGTPTMHGLRRGLSTDVIEFEELGRRLLLSIDRSVLVDLPSDFFHGIYNVKSDLESLTTTLDGLAETRSEIETLTNQQRDFSERQKKQADKNRKREKQEFTGEEKSILLANLARSKKEALQTTHFLRDIVKELADVRAVALNTSRTAQRELIETLGLPIARLDTWAVAKLIRAIETGATDEYATHPNDAYLIPVQEGSGWEIPVPSDLPEELVPDIEMLNKTLADWEMSDKRKFALMWTPEKIMDRHLDLHGLNDAKQARKVLRETDNSLEVAIQTESQLLEKILAQIPDSKAAEDQIKASIRKLKETPTSQQDTNMLLYSGKFLSKAGIERLNTIDTQLRQRLTESEDITDAAVLITDLLKDKQSIFEIGLRNARLERTRIQNLMATAETLGREYLEEEKLILENYLSDTEAEQALKLRAHIASHITEAELLTTVKRRSETDIIALENLIGRLSTLDTDLDTETKTLLRDNMLTLRNARFRNIQSRIEKMLRIDTGEYNRKLGQIEAAIALQDLFNRYYTSLYISIDLSSQSDQFGVFNKGWFYDQQPEFVLRREFASIGNQLASYAEDADFGVRVRKLWQWTDDQIRQAVMARQWTVAGGISDKSTLEGKTLETLLSSHFSKLTGLSGVSRLMKMQFEQWRNQGEPSEDMLKDMDYIRKEVERFIRNDVRTAKKNRKNNIRTREQLDAMLRLRHEDPETFSDDEIEDIKTLISIAGLGGDSNFVNAISASGGKTWKTYIPGKIAFDSEVATLVGKTGIAFATIEDARVLTDTPLDTIERVDLREGGNLHQQAQTLASLLIQALRDEEMPTAARVGNFYCNLFGDVVEFDARESALPNKPVPYPILTLRRKHKTMMGVRGDLFVMGDNKGNFEVAGLAMEGRATRRLRGVQEVEAYILDPDSGDIVYAPDLGNYGAELLPNKIPINTRRRGCRVVTFPCVSTTIYDLVDQRYLRTLRELEVYDALTDSAPEKYGMSKPWQQEGVSAAEPIALVYSEPNTRIKVGMAYGQIGKRLLLIKATKSGMKNPTLYTGEGFVVRENGRIRLTPYVVVRDMWWLDENRSQLYKRFGISSDRLDKLHQFANEYLARAETELLQNDYQQALKLARAAWGYESRAYPDVKQTGNDVVNGVMFYLALLMPFAYFMERLIFGFPNIHKQILGSFGIFLLVFFFLSQVHPAFQITTTPVIILIAFVVLALTVIVISIIVRKFEEQLEKIRQEGSKVYKADVGRLSASAAAFSLGISNMRKRKGRTILTCCTLVILTFTVISFTSVRTFMHPNRTSLPQVTPRYTGLLIRDQYWRPLEEPVLTSVLNDMQKTQITLTALERLLARKNEILVKQGQQPINVAEEIATLEQDGFIEKVDEESIVIVRNSVAPRAWYQSSGTGDQSFVQLTRTANPADPSPPTHALTGEALTFAANMLVGMNEAEPEVSGINRYLQYGKWFNPADAGEWPTEWPYAIVLPKGMAELLKITESDMGKATVSVYGADFTVVGVLGIGFKDLTDNDGEELTPVDYQLMQQQRSRGATGDETLEGELQKYLHLTPDSVAILPYEVVMNQGGTLRSVAVNMEPQTDDPELLGAVDKLDLIMAPLMNRIALDFFVGRDKDTYLYSSIGMTSFSGMGNLFVPILIAALIVLNTMLGAVYERVREISIYSSVGLAPVHIAFLFLAEACVYAIVGAVLGYLMGQAIATTLVNFGWLAGLTLNYSSMSTVVATIIVMIVVLLSTLYPAIKASRMAVPDIERKWKLPEPEGDVWHFNLPFTVLEEESLGLNVFMRDYFEAHADESASDFYTDQVAFSTVESEGEDAYQISMMVWLAPYDLGVSQSIQFVTSPVGGEEEDLYKITLDVHRESGEIASWKRVNRRFLNLLRKQLLIWRTFSVDIRAEFHERGRTEGTDEPATGQLEPVPAPAD, from the coding sequence ATGAAAATCCATAGTAGGAGCAAGCACGATTCAAGACGTTTCAGTGCCATAGCAAATCTAACTGCACAACATATATGGGCAAGCCGTGTCTTAATGCTTTGTCTTTCTATTTTACTCATCAGTGGACTCTGCAATATCGCATACACGCAAACGGTTTCCAGCACCGGTAGGCAAACCGCAGCCATCCAAATTCGAGATGATCTGTCCATTGGCAACATTCGGAAGGATATCGCACGCCTGTCAAGTTTAGAGAGCCGCGTAACAGGTTACCCACAAGCCGCAAGTGGCAGCAAGTACATTTTTGACCGATTTGTCGAAATCGGTTTGCAAAACGTAGAAAGTCGAGAGTTCCCAGTTACTGTGCCGATCGATCACGGCGATAGCGTCATTGAGATAGTCTCACCAGACGGTACTGTCCTACATAGTTTCAAACTCACTCCACTTTGGCCAAATCTCGTCCGAACCTCCCTATTAGCAGATGGAATTAAGCATACTGTCTTGGCAGACGAAACACTCCAAGACATCGCCGCAAGCTACCAAGTCTCCGAAGAAGTTATCCTCACAGATGAACGAAATAAATTCCTGCCATCCCCTGTTGTAGAAGGGAACAGTGTATACATTCCAACCGGCGGCTTATCCGGTCCTCTCCTTTACGGCGACGATGGCGAACTCGCTGACTTCAACGGCACTAACATCGGGGGATTCTGGTACAAACTCCAAGACGGAGATACCCTCACATCGCTTGCTCGGCGTTACCGTATCACGGAAGCCAGCATCACTGACGATGTACTCAACGAACATCTGCAAAAAGCATCCGATGGCATTGACAACGATGAAGACGGTACTATTGATGAATACGGCGAAATTCCACTGCTCTCTGAGATTCTTGGATGGGCAACAGACGGGATCGACAACGATGCCGATGGTTGGACAGACGAAATCCCAGGCGATGCCACCGACGGTATTGACAATAACCAAGACGGGCAAATCGATGAATCTGGTGAATTCGTCGCCGCCAGCGAAGCACACATCTTCATACCAAAAGGGGCCATAGCTCTCCTCGATTTCAACTCCAGTACCCGCTATATTAACGCAACAATGCTCGGTGGCACTGCTATTATCTTCATTGAACCTGAAACAACCATCCGAGGTGAAGCGGAGAACAAATTCGGTACAGTTCCCGCTAACATACCACGATTCTGGATCTCCAAAGCAGATGCGGATTTTCTCACTAACTTACTCGAAGAAGAAAACAACGCAGGAAATCAGGTAAACGCCCGCGTCAGAGGAAAGATGACATGGGAACGTCGGGTCGGTCAGAATATACGCGGTTTTTTGGAAGGTGGCGACCCATCGCTACGCGATGAACTCATCGTCCTTACTGCTTACTATGATTCCATGTCCATTGTGCCTGCTATGGCACCTGGGGCAGATCCAACTTGCGGTGTTGCCACTCTCATGGAAGTCGCAAGGCTCTTTAGCCTCCCCGAATACCGTCCAGGATACTCTGTGCTGTTTGTCGCAGTTGACGGACATTTTCAAGGACTCGCGGGCATGCGAGCATTTATGGAAGGCATCGGGCAGGATATTGTCGGTAGTGACACGGACTCTCCGGGGACACCAACAATGCACGGGCTACGCCGCGGACTGTCCACGGATGTTATTGAATTTGAAGAATTAGGGAGAAGACTCCTGCTCTCAATTGACCGGAGCGTCTTAGTCGATCTCCCCTCTGACTTCTTCCACGGCATCTATAACGTAAAATCTGACCTCGAATCTCTGACGACCACCTTAGATGGCTTGGCAGAAACCCGCTCCGAGATCGAAACTCTCACGAACCAACAACGCGACTTCTCGGAACGTCAAAAGAAGCAAGCAGATAAGAATCGGAAACGAGAAAAACAAGAATTCACTGGTGAAGAGAAGAGCATATTATTGGCAAACCTCGCTCGCTCAAAGAAGGAAGCACTACAAACAACGCATTTCCTGCGAGACATCGTCAAGGAGTTAGCCGATGTTCGTGCTGTTGCGCTAAACACAAGCCGCACGGCACAACGTGAATTAATTGAAACGCTTGGACTGCCGATCGCCCGCCTTGATACATGGGCTGTAGCGAAACTCATTCGTGCCATAGAAACCGGCGCAACCGACGAATACGCTACACATCCAAACGATGCCTACCTGATTCCTGTACAAGAAGGTTCAGGGTGGGAAATTCCGGTCCCAAGTGATCTGCCCGAAGAGTTGGTCCCTGACATTGAGATGCTAAACAAAACACTCGCAGACTGGGAGATGAGCGATAAACGCAAATTCGCCCTCATGTGGACTCCCGAAAAAATCATGGACCGGCACCTCGATTTACATGGACTCAATGACGCGAAACAGGCACGGAAGGTCTTGCGCGAAACCGACAACTCCCTTGAGGTCGCCATCCAAACGGAATCTCAACTTCTTGAAAAAATCTTAGCGCAAATCCCTGATAGCAAGGCTGCTGAAGATCAGATTAAGGCGAGTATCCGGAAACTCAAGGAAACACCTACGTCGCAACAAGATACCAACATGCTACTCTACAGCGGAAAATTCCTCTCTAAAGCCGGTATCGAACGCTTGAACACCATTGACACACAACTCCGACAACGCCTAACGGAATCTGAAGACATCACGGATGCCGCTGTCCTGATCACTGACTTGCTCAAAGACAAGCAGAGCATTTTTGAAATCGGACTCCGAAACGCTCGCTTGGAGCGCACTCGCATTCAAAACTTGATGGCAACTGCTGAGACGCTTGGAAGAGAATACTTAGAGGAAGAAAAACTCATCTTGGAAAACTATCTTTCAGACACTGAAGCAGAGCAGGCTCTCAAGTTACGCGCCCACATCGCATCACACATCACGGAAGCAGAACTCTTGACGACCGTCAAAAGACGCTCGGAAACAGACATAATCGCACTTGAAAATCTCATAGGCCGGCTATCTACTTTAGATACCGACCTTGATACAGAGACGAAGACCCTACTGCGCGATAATATGCTAACCCTCCGAAACGCGCGATTCCGTAACATTCAGAGTCGTATTGAAAAGATGCTCCGCATCGATACCGGAGAATATAATCGGAAACTTGGACAGATTGAAGCCGCTATTGCACTTCAAGACCTCTTCAATCGCTACTACACCTCTCTCTATATTAGCATCGACCTCTCCTCTCAATCGGATCAGTTTGGTGTGTTCAACAAAGGATGGTTCTATGACCAACAGCCTGAATTCGTTCTGCGCCGAGAGTTTGCAAGTATCGGCAACCAACTCGCATCCTATGCAGAGGATGCCGATTTTGGGGTCCGTGTCCGGAAACTCTGGCAGTGGACAGATGACCAGATCCGACAAGCCGTCATGGCACGCCAATGGACAGTGGCTGGCGGTATCTCCGATAAATCCACTCTTGAAGGAAAAACCCTTGAAACACTGCTCAGCTCCCATTTCAGCAAACTCACAGGACTCAGCGGTGTGAGTCGCTTAATGAAGATGCAGTTCGAGCAGTGGCGCAACCAAGGTGAACCCTCCGAAGACATGCTCAAGGATATGGACTATATCCGCAAAGAGGTTGAACGTTTCATCCGAAACGATGTCCGCACAGCAAAGAAAAATCGGAAGAATAATATCCGAACGCGCGAGCAGCTGGACGCGATGCTCCGCCTACGACACGAGGACCCAGAAACCTTCTCTGATGACGAAATTGAGGACATTAAAACCCTCATTTCAATCGCGGGTCTCGGCGGCGATTCAAACTTCGTTAATGCTATCTCCGCAAGTGGTGGAAAAACTTGGAAAACCTACATCCCAGGTAAGATCGCTTTTGACAGCGAAGTCGCAACGCTCGTCGGAAAAACAGGTATCGCTTTCGCAACTATCGAAGACGCACGCGTTCTAACCGACACACCACTTGATACAATTGAGCGGGTCGATCTACGCGAAGGCGGCAACCTCCATCAACAAGCACAGACGCTTGCATCCTTGCTTATCCAAGCACTCCGCGATGAAGAAATGCCAACCGCCGCACGCGTCGGAAATTTCTACTGTAACCTCTTCGGCGACGTCGTTGAATTTGATGCTCGTGAATCCGCACTCCCCAATAAACCGGTCCCCTATCCAATCTTGACGCTCCGCAGAAAGCATAAAACCATGATGGGTGTCCGTGGAGACCTGTTTGTTATGGGTGATAATAAAGGCAACTTTGAAGTTGCCGGGTTAGCCATGGAAGGTAGAGCCACCCGGCGTCTCAGGGGTGTGCAAGAAGTCGAAGCCTATATCCTTGACCCAGACTCTGGGGACATCGTCTATGCGCCTGATTTAGGGAACTACGGCGCGGAACTGCTTCCCAATAAAATCCCGATCAATACCCGCAGACGTGGGTGTCGGGTCGTCACATTCCCGTGCGTATCCACAACTATCTACGATCTCGTCGATCAACGGTATCTGCGAACCCTCCGGGAACTTGAAGTCTACGATGCACTCACCGATAGCGCGCCAGAAAAATATGGGATGTCAAAACCGTGGCAGCAGGAAGGTGTCTCTGCAGCCGAACCGATTGCCCTCGTTTACAGCGAACCGAATACTCGTATCAAGGTCGGAATGGCTTATGGGCAAATCGGTAAACGTCTCTTACTTATCAAAGCCACAAAAAGCGGTATGAAAAATCCGACGCTCTATACCGGCGAAGGATTTGTTGTCCGTGAGAACGGCCGGATTCGTCTTACGCCGTACGTCGTTGTCCGAGATATGTGGTGGCTCGACGAAAACCGATCACAACTCTACAAACGGTTCGGTATCTCCAGTGATCGGCTTGACAAACTCCATCAATTTGCGAACGAGTATCTTGCACGCGCCGAGACGGAACTGCTACAAAATGACTACCAGCAAGCACTCAAGTTGGCGCGCGCGGCATGGGGCTACGAATCACGCGCATATCCTGATGTCAAACAGACCGGAAACGATGTTGTCAACGGTGTGATGTTCTATCTCGCCTTGTTAATGCCGTTCGCTTACTTTATGGAACGGCTCATCTTCGGTTTCCCGAATATCCACAAACAGATTTTAGGCTCATTCGGGATCTTTTTACTCGTCTTCTTCTTCCTCAGCCAGGTCCATCCCGCATTCCAGATCACAACGACACCTGTGATTATTCTCATTGCATTCGTTGTGCTTGCCTTGACAGTTATTGTCATCAGTATCATTGTCCGAAAATTCGAGGAACAACTTGAAAAGATTCGGCAGGAGGGAAGCAAGGTTTACAAAGCAGATGTCGGACGGTTAAGCGCGAGTGCCGCAGCGTTTAGTTTGGGGATCTCCAACATGCGAAAACGGAAAGGACGGACAATCCTAACCTGCTGCACATTGGTAATCCTTACCTTCACTGTCATCTCGTTTACCTCTGTGCGGACGTTCATGCATCCGAATAGAACGAGTCTCCCACAGGTAACGCCTCGCTATACAGGACTTCTCATCCGAGACCAATACTGGCGTCCGTTAGAAGAACCCGTGCTTACCTCTGTTCTGAACGACATGCAGAAGACGCAAATCACACTCACCGCTCTGGAACGGCTGCTGGCACGCAAAAACGAAATCCTGGTCAAGCAGGGACAACAACCGATCAATGTTGCGGAAGAGATAGCGACTTTAGAACAAGATGGCTTTATCGAAAAAGTAGACGAAGAATCCATCGTCATTGTTCGGAATTCTGTCGCACCGCGAGCCTGGTACCAATCCTCTGGTACCGGAGACCAATCCTTTGTTCAACTCACACGCACAGCGAATCCTGCGGATCCCTCGCCTCCTACCCATGCACTTACGGGTGAGGCACTAACTTTTGCTGCGAATATGCTTGTCGGCATGAACGAAGCAGAACCGGAGGTCAGTGGTATCAATAGATACCTTCAATATGGAAAGTGGTTCAACCCCGCTGACGCTGGGGAGTGGCCAACAGAATGGCCCTATGCTATCGTGCTACCCAAAGGAATGGCGGAATTGTTGAAAATCACCGAAAGCGATATGGGCAAGGCAACTGTCTCTGTCTATGGTGCAGACTTTACCGTTGTCGGCGTCCTGGGTATCGGTTTCAAGGACCTTACAGACAACGACGGCGAAGAACTCACACCTGTTGACTATCAATTGATGCAACAGCAACGCAGTCGTGGGGCAACCGGCGATGAAACGCTGGAAGGCGAGTTACAAAAGTATCTCCACCTCACGCCGGATAGCGTTGCTATCCTGCCCTACGAGGTGGTTATGAACCAAGGTGGCACGCTCCGAAGCGTCGCTGTCAACATGGAACCACAAACGGATGACCCAGAATTGTTAGGTGCGGTTGATAAGCTGGACCTTATCATGGCACCCCTCATGAACCGTATTGCTCTTGACTTCTTCGTCGGTCGTGATAAAGACACATATCTCTACAGCAGTATTGGAATGACAAGTTTCAGCGGGATGGGCAATCTATTCGTACCGATTCTCATCGCTGCGCTTATCGTGCTCAACACCATGCTTGGGGCAGTCTATGAGCGCGTCCGAGAAATCAGTATCTATAGTTCCGTCGGACTCGCGCCCGTACATATTGCCTTCCTATTCCTCGCAGAGGCGTGTGTATACGCTATCGTCGGCGCAGTGCTCGGATATCTCATGGGACAAGCCATCGCAACAACCCTCGTAAACTTCGGATGGCTCGCCGGGTTGACCCTCAACTATTCCTCAATGTCGACTGTCGTTGCAACGATTATCGTCATGATTGTCGTTCTACTGAGTACCCTATATCCGGCAATCAAAGCCTCACGTATGGCAGTTCCCGATATTGAACGTAAATGGAAACTCCCAGAACCCGAAGGTGATGTCTGGCATTTTAACCTCCCCTTCACTGTCCTTGAAGAGGAGTCACTCGGCTTGAACGTATTCATGCGCGACTACTTCGAGGCACATGCTGATGAATCCGCCAGTGATTTCTATACCGACCAAGTCGCCTTCAGCACTGTAGAATCTGAAGGTGAAGACGCCTATCAGATTAGTATGATGGTATGGTTAGCACCTTATGATTTAGGTGTAAGCCAATCCATCCAGTTCGTTACATCGCCCGTAGGTGGAGAAGAGGAAGATCTCTATAAGATTACACTGGATGTGCATCGTGAGAGCGGCGAGATCGCCTCTTGGAAACGTGTGAACCGACGTTTCCTCAATCTATTGCGGAAACAACTTCTGATTTGGCGGACGTTCAGCGTCGATATCCGAGCAGAATTCCATGAACGCGGTAGAACGGAAGGAACAGACGAACCGGCAACAGGGCAACTCGAGCCCGTCCCGGCACCAGCGGATTAG
- a CDS encoding site-specific DNA-methyltransferase — translation MGTSFTNSCIVLHESCTTALDSQSISHKIDLAFLDPPFNQDKAYKAWNDNLPPAKYWEWMHEICAKVYALTSDGGAIYFMQREKNAEFVLQCLRDTGWTFQNLIIWKKKTSAVPGLKRFGKHYQVIAFATKGKTPRVFHRLRIDPPLPAGYKHARENGMFVTDVWDDIRELTSGYFAGDEALRDAAGNRLHKQQTPIQLLLRIILSSTNPGDIVLDPFAGSGTTLVVAEQLGRHAIGIELDSHNVSLIQNRLAEQRKSDDVSRFFNDYICTADLEAIWGKQRLNRKFATSDKTDTKQMAFLESNQ, via the coding sequence ATGGGCACTTCATTTACAAACAGTTGCATCGTCCTCCACGAAAGTTGCACGACTGCGTTAGATAGCCAAAGTATCTCTCACAAAATAGACTTGGCTTTTCTCGATCCGCCTTTCAATCAAGATAAGGCTTACAAGGCATGGAACGATAATCTGCCCCCAGCGAAATATTGGGAGTGGATGCATGAGATCTGTGCAAAGGTGTATGCCTTGACTTCCGATGGCGGTGCGATCTATTTCATGCAACGAGAAAAAAACGCGGAATTCGTATTGCAGTGCTTACGCGATACCGGATGGACTTTTCAAAACTTGATTATCTGGAAAAAGAAGACCTCAGCAGTACCCGGGCTGAAGCGTTTTGGTAAACATTACCAAGTCATTGCATTTGCAACGAAAGGCAAAACCCCGCGTGTTTTTCACCGGCTGCGCATCGATCCACCGCTGCCAGCAGGTTATAAACACGCTCGCGAAAACGGTATGTTCGTTACAGATGTGTGGGATGATATCCGTGAGTTAACTTCTGGCTACTTTGCAGGTGATGAAGCGTTGCGGGATGCAGCAGGGAATCGCTTGCACAAACAACAAACCCCTATTCAATTGCTGCTTCGGATTATCCTTTCTTCTACTAATCCTGGTGATATTGTCCTCGATCCGTTCGCTGGTTCGGGGACAACGCTCGTTGTCGCAGAACAATTAGGACGTCACGCAATAGGAATCGAACTTGACTCACACAATGTCAGCCTCATTCAAAACAGACTTGCCGAACAACGAAAATCAGATGATGTCTCACGATTTTTTAATGATTACATCTGTACTGCGGACTTAGAAGCCATTTGGGGAAAACAGCGGCTAAACAGAAAGTTCGCAACCTCAGACAAAACTGATACCAAACAAATGGCTTTTCTTGAATCAAACCAATAA
- a CDS encoding DUF350 domain-containing protein, protein MAKKIVFTTFILVTVAIVAFTMFAHNASAQDGAAAADAPMIDFKVLGGFIIEGIVFSIVGLVVLMVGYKVFDMSTPYDLNRQIAEENNTAAGITVAGVLISLGIIVAAAMG, encoded by the coding sequence ATGGCTAAAAAGATCGTTTTCACCACATTCATCTTGGTTACCGTGGCAATCGTTGCCTTTACTATGTTCGCACACAATGCAAGTGCTCAAGATGGTGCAGCGGCAGCAGATGCACCAATGATAGACTTTAAAGTCTTGGGCGGTTTTATCATCGAAGGTATTGTTTTTAGTATCGTCGGTTTAGTAGTTCTGATGGTAGGCTACAAGGTCTTTGATATGTCAACCCCTTACGATCTAAACCGTCAGATTGCCGAAGAAAATAACACCGCTGCGGGCATTACAGTTGCTGGTGTTCTCATTTCGCTCGGCATCATCGTCGCCGCTGCGATGGGCTAA
- a CDS encoding helix-turn-helix transcriptional regulator, whose amino-acid sequence MNKGSKKSEKVDKVVSRIKLRRSELKMTQTELANVANLTPAAISQFESGTRKPSFNTLASLSDALKVTTDYLLGKEERRYEDLLADPKVSAMFRGMMEFTEKDKDTLYEFYEFLKTKAEAAKVAGKKTGLDSK is encoded by the coding sequence GTGAACAAGGGATCAAAAAAATCAGAGAAGGTTGATAAAGTCGTCTCACGCATAAAGTTGCGTCGTAGTGAATTGAAAATGACACAAACCGAACTCGCTAACGTCGCGAATTTAACACCAGCTGCGATCTCGCAATTTGAATCGGGAACCCGTAAACCTTCGTTTAATACGCTTGCAAGTCTCTCCGATGCTCTAAAGGTGACCACTGATTATTTACTTGGAAAGGAAGAGAGGCGTTACGAAGATCTCTTAGCCGATCCAAAGGTAAGTGCCATGTTTAGGGGTATGATGGAATTTACTGAGAAAGATAAAGATACACTCTACGAATTTTATGAGTTTCTCAAGACGAAAGCGGAAGCGGCGAAGGTGGCAGGAAAAAAAACGGGTTTGGATTCAAAGTAG
- a CDS encoding phytanoyl-CoA dioxygenase family protein, whose product MEQTTYLAGQVARETQIQEWVETFHQKGCLFLQNVLPPDLCTQLRQDLEWALENNPNGLNSGSPAGRMHLSHRMFEHSEANRRLFDLEPIVSFAEALVAENCHVIHNNSFQTYPGGGITSWHQDDAPHYIVTEGEPPKNVRLPVLLFTANYYLTDVTEIEHGGTEVVPGSHLFGASPPNPIEGTEWEEKIQYNLGNAGSVIMFNNQVWHRGGPNQSQRTRYITQVTYARRLVGHKYYPFMNYNMPNSVYKKASPRLRRLLGFLNHGAYG is encoded by the coding sequence ATGGAACAAACAACCTACTTAGCAGGTCAGGTTGCCAGGGAAACACAAATTCAGGAGTGGGTGGAAACCTTCCACCAAAAAGGCTGCCTGTTTCTGCAAAACGTTTTGCCTCCCGACTTGTGCACGCAACTTCGACAGGACTTAGAATGGGCACTCGAAAACAACCCCAATGGCTTGAACAGCGGAAGTCCAGCAGGTCGTATGCATTTAAGCCACAGGATGTTTGAACACAGTGAAGCCAACCGCCGACTCTTCGATCTTGAGCCTATCGTCTCTTTTGCTGAAGCACTCGTCGCGGAAAACTGCCACGTCATTCACAACAATTCGTTCCAGACCTATCCCGGTGGCGGTATCACGTCCTGGCATCAAGATGACGCACCGCACTATATCGTAACAGAAGGTGAACCGCCAAAGAACGTCCGGCTGCCGGTACTACTCTTTACGGCGAATTACTACCTAACCGATGTCACCGAAATCGAACACGGCGGCACAGAAGTTGTCCCAGGGTCCCATCTCTTTGGCGCATCGCCACCGAATCCGATAGAGGGAACGGAGTGGGAAGAAAAAATTCAGTATAACCTCGGAAACGCCGGAAGCGTTATTATGTTCAACAATCAGGTATGGCATCGCGGCGGTCCAAACCAAAGCCAGCGCACCCGATATATTACGCAGGTAACCTATGCCCGCCGACTCGTTGGACATAAATATTACCCATTCATGAACTACAATATGCCGAATTCCGTCTACAAGAAAGCGAGCCCGCGTTTACGGCGATTACTCGGATTCCTCAATCACGGTGCCTACGGTTAG
- a CDS encoding zinc-binding dehydrogenase, producing MKAVAFSEQGSTEVLQYIDVPKPTLDTNEVLVKVEACAVNYLDLHARRNRPEIAAKLRRGDTPHILGSDIAGTIAEIGAAVRGVSVGDRIVLAPCIPCGVCSDCHRGAENLCDTQELIGFQTNGGYAEYVKAPVQNAIRMPDELLFVSAAAMPIAYLTAWHMLMTRAQLRPEDDILILGIGGGVGSAGLQIAKLTGARVFATASSDEKLERARQMGADVTINYKDTDFSEVVLNVTEGRGVDVVLEHVGAATWEQSIASLAKNGRLVSCGVTTGNIGTINIRKMYQKELTVMGAALGTVAELRTLIHLAGQGKLQPIIDRVLPLHEARQAHLLLENRQNFGKVCLCP from the coding sequence ATGAAAGCAGTCGCCTTCTCAGAACAAGGAAGTACTGAAGTGCTTCAATATATAGACGTTCCTAAGCCAACGCTTGATACTAACGAAGTACTGGTTAAAGTCGAAGCCTGTGCCGTGAACTATTTGGACCTTCACGCACGACGGAATCGACCGGAGATAGCAGCAAAACTCCGGCGAGGCGACACCCCACACATACTCGGATCCGACATCGCTGGAACAATCGCCGAGATCGGTGCCGCAGTCCGCGGCGTTTCAGTCGGCGATAGAATCGTCCTCGCGCCCTGTATTCCATGTGGTGTTTGTAGCGACTGCCATCGCGGTGCCGAAAACTTGTGCGATACACAAGAACTTATCGGCTTTCAAACAAACGGCGGATACGCAGAATACGTAAAAGCACCCGTACAAAACGCTATTCGGATGCCAGATGAACTTTTGTTTGTTAGTGCCGCTGCAATGCCGATTGCGTATCTCACAGCATGGCACATGCTAATGACGCGCGCCCAACTTCGCCCCGAGGACGATATTCTAATTCTCGGCATAGGTGGTGGGGTCGGGAGTGCCGGGCTACAAATCGCAAAACTAACCGGTGCCAGAGTTTTTGCTACAGCGAGCAGTGATGAGAAACTTGAACGCGCCCGACAGATGGGCGCAGATGTTACAATTAACTACAAAGATACAGATTTTTCGGAGGTGGTACTCAATGTAACGGAAGGACGAGGGGTGGATGTTGTACTTGAACACGTCGGTGCTGCAACATGGGAGCAGAGCATCGCAAGTCTGGCTAAAAATGGAAGGTTGGTCTCGTGTGGGGTAACAACAGGCAATATCGGGACAATTAATATCCGAAAGATGTATCAGAAGGAGTTGACTGTGATGGGTGCTGCACTTGGCACAGTCGCTGAACTGCGAACACTTATCCATCTTGCCGGACAAGGGAAACTCCAACCTATTATAGATCGGGTCTTACCGCTTCATGAGGCGCGTCAAGCACATCTATTGTTGGAAAACCGTCAAAATTTCGGTAAAGTTTGTCTATGCCCATAA